In a genomic window of Amycolatopsis japonica:
- a CDS encoding ABC transporter ATP-binding protein produces MPIIEVTNLRKTYGEHVAVDDVSFHVEQGEIFGILGTNGAGKTTTVECLQGLRTPDSGAMSVLGLDPGKDHAALRQRLGSQLQESRLPDKIKVHEALDLYASFYANPADTGDLLAKLGLTGQRDKYFGKLSGGQKQRVSIALALVGRPEVAVLDELTTGLDPHARRDTWKLVEAVRDTGVTVLLVTHFMDEAERLCDRLAIFDAGRVVATGTPDELRDRAGKSTLDEAFVTLTGRD; encoded by the coding sequence ATGCCAATCATCGAAGTCACCAACCTCCGCAAGACGTACGGGGAGCACGTCGCGGTCGACGACGTTTCGTTCCACGTGGAACAAGGCGAGATCTTCGGGATCCTCGGGACCAACGGCGCCGGCAAGACCACCACGGTCGAATGCCTCCAGGGACTGCGCACGCCGGACTCCGGCGCCATGTCGGTCCTCGGCCTCGACCCGGGCAAGGACCACGCCGCTCTGCGGCAGCGCCTCGGCTCGCAACTCCAGGAGAGCCGCCTGCCGGACAAGATCAAGGTCCACGAGGCGCTCGACCTCTACGCCTCCTTCTACGCGAACCCCGCCGACACCGGCGACCTGCTCGCGAAGCTCGGTCTCACCGGGCAGCGGGACAAGTACTTCGGCAAGCTTTCCGGTGGTCAGAAGCAGCGCGTCTCGATCGCGCTCGCGCTGGTCGGCCGCCCCGAGGTCGCCGTCCTCGACGAACTGACCACCGGACTGGACCCGCACGCCCGCCGCGACACCTGGAAGCTCGTCGAGGCCGTGCGCGATACCGGCGTCACCGTCCTGCTCGTCACGCATTTCATGGACGAGGCCGAACGCCTTTGCGATCGCCTCGCGATCTTCGACGCCGGGCGCGTGGTCGCCACCGGCACCCCGGACGAACTCCGTGACCGCGCCGGTAAATCCACTTTGGACGAAGCCTTCGTGACCCTGACCGGCCGTGACTGA